Part of the Cereibacter sphaeroides 2.4.1 genome, CAGGTCTTCACCCAGTTCAGGCGCGGATCGGTCTGGATCGCCTCGACCGAGATCGCATCGGCATCCAGCGCATTGCCCGTCACGGCGCCGGGCCACATGGTGGTGGTCAGGTTCAGGCGCGCCATCGAGCCCACGGCCGGAGCGACGGTATAGAGGAGCGCGATGAAGACGAGCGCCCAGCCGGCCGAGGAACGGGCGTCGGCCACCTTCGGCACGGTGAAGAAGCGGATGATGACGTGCGGCAGGCCCGCGGTGCCGATCATCAGCGACATGGTGAAGAGGAACATGTTCAGCATCGAGGGCGTATCGGCGGTGTAGGCGGTGAAGCCCAGTTCCGTGACCACCTGGTCGAGCTTGGCGAGGAACGCCTGGTCGCCGCCCGCGGGCGCATAGTCGCCGATCAGGCCGAGCTGCGGCAGGAAGGCCCCCGTCAGCGCGAGCGAGATGAAGATCGCGGGGATCGTGTAGGCGATGATGAGCACGACATACTGGGCCACCTGCGTGTAGGTGATGCCCTTCATGCCGCCGAACACGGCATAGGCGAAGACGATCGCCGCGCCGATGTAGAGACCCATGTCGGTCGAGATCTCGAGGAAGCGCCCGAAGGTCACGCCCACGCCGCGCATCTGCCCGATCACATAGGTGATCGAGATGATGATGAGGCAGACCACCGCCAGAAGCCGGGCGCCGCCCGAATAGAAGCGGTCCCCGATGAATTCCGGCACGGTGAACTTGCCGAACTTGCGCAGGTAGGGCGCGAGCAGCAGGGCCAGAAGCACATAGCCGCCGGTCCAGCCCATGAGGAAGGCCGACTGGGTGTAGCCGCCGGCCGGGGCGAGCGCGATGATGCCCGCCATCGAGATGAAGGAGGCCGCCGACATCCAGTCCGCGCCCGTGGCCATGCCGTTCATGACCGGGTGCACGCCCTGACCGGCGGCATAGAACTCTGCGGTCGAACCCGCCCGGGCCCAGATCGCAATCCCGATGTAGATGGCAAAGGTGATGCCGACCACGATCAGGTTGAGAGTGAATTGATCCATCCTGTGCGGCCCCCCTTACTCGTCCACGCCGTATTCACGGTCGAGCTTGTTCATCCGCCAGGCGTAGACGAAGATCAGCACGAGGAAGACGTAGATGGAGCCCTGCTGGGCGAACCAGAAGCCGAGGTCGGCCCCGCCCACCATGATGCCCTCGAGCGCGGGGCGCAGGATGATGCCCAGTCCGAACGAGCAGGCGAACCAGATCGCCAGCGAGATGAGGATGATGCGGACGTTCGCCGACCAGTAGGCATTCGACGACGTCCGGTCTGATGTCACATGACCAGTTCTGTCCACCATTGGACTTCCTCCCTGTAGGTTTCTTCTTCATGCCCGGTCCCTCCTCCTCGAGGGACCGGGGCTCGTTTACGCCGACACGCGGCCCACGATACGGCCCAGCGCGCTCGCGATCTCGTCGATGGCTCCCATCGCATCGATCCGTTCGAGCACGCCGCAGCCGTCGTAGTAGGCGATCAGCGGGGCCGTCTGCGCATGGTAGGCGGCGAGCCGCGCTCCCACGGTGTCGGCATTGTCGTCGGGACGGCGCTTGAACTCCGTCCCGCCGCACTTG contains:
- a CDS encoding sodium:solute symporter family protein, encoding MDQFTLNLIVVGITFAIYIGIAIWARAGSTAEFYAAGQGVHPVMNGMATGADWMSAASFISMAGIIALAPAGGYTQSAFLMGWTGGYVLLALLLAPYLRKFGKFTVPEFIGDRFYSGGARLLAVVCLIIISITYVIGQMRGVGVTFGRFLEISTDMGLYIGAAIVFAYAVFGGMKGITYTQVAQYVVLIIAYTIPAIFISLALTGAFLPQLGLIGDYAPAGGDQAFLAKLDQVVTELGFTAYTADTPSMLNMFLFTMSLMIGTAGLPHVIIRFFTVPKVADARSSAGWALVFIALLYTVAPAVGSMARLNLTTTMWPGAVTGNALDADAISVEAIQTDPRLNWVKTWEQTGLLVMEDLNGDGKIQYYNDKNPAMAEVAAERGWAGNEVTKIDNDIMVLANPEIAALPGWVIALVAAGALAAALSTAAGLLLAISSAISHDLIKGSINPNISEKGELLAARISMTGAIAIATWLGLNPPGFAAQVVALAFGLAAATIFPALMMGIFSKRVNKEGAILGMLVGLIFTAVYIFLYKGWFFIPGTAMYEDVPANYFFGISPLSIGTIGAILNFAVAFGVSAVTKAPPRQVVDLVESIRIPRGAGKATAH
- a CDS encoding DUF4212 domain-containing protein, which gives rise to MVDRTGHVTSDRTSSNAYWSANVRIILISLAIWFACSFGLGIILRPALEGIMVGGADLGFWFAQQGSIYVFLVLIFVYAWRMNKLDREYGVDE